A window of Terriglobales bacterium genomic DNA:
TTTCACGGGCTCCGGCCGCTGGGATTCCCAAGCCCGCTGGCGTAGGGGCGACTCAATCCAGGTAACGACGTCCTGCAGTCGTCCGCATCTTTTTCAGGAAGCTGCTTTGTCCGACGAGACCACATCCCGCACCATCACCGAGACGCAGGCGGAGCCCGAGGCTTCTGAGCCGCAGGCGGAGCCCACCGCCGAAGTCGCGGCGCCCGAGTCCGCCGCGCCCGAGTCCAGTTCGGCCGAGGAGACTACCGCGCCGGTCGCTGAGACTCCCGCCCCCGCTGCCGAGGCTCCCGCTCCTGTCGCCGCCGAGGCTCCCGCGCCGGTCGAAGACTTCGCCACCGCGCTCGAGACCTTCACCGCGGAGAGTGAAGCCAGTGAAGCCAGGCCCGACGAGCGTGTGCTGACCGGCATCGTCGTAAAAATCAAGTCCAACTATGTAGTGGTGGACGTCGGCCTGAAGGCGGAAGGGCAGGTGCCCATCGCGCAGCTGCAGGACGCCGAAGGCAACGTGCGCGTGAAGCCGGGCGACGAGATCCCAGTGATGCGCGACCACGGCGAGCACGAGGAAGGCTACGTCCTGCTCTCCCACGAGAAGGCGCAGAAGCGCAAGGTGTGGGAAGACATCGAGAAGGCGCACAAGGAGAACCTGCCCGTGCGCGGCAAGGTGGTGGAGCGGGTGAAGGGCGGGTTGGCCGTGGACATCGGCGTGCGCGCTTTCCTGCCGGGCTCGCAGGTGGACGTGCGCCCGGTGCGCAACCTGGACAGGCTGCTGGGCCAGGAGATGGAAGTTCGCGTCATCAAGCTGAACCGCAAGCGCGGCAACGTGGTGGTCTCGCGCAAACAGTTGCTCGAGGAGGAGGTCGCCGGCAAGCGTTCGCAGATCCTGGAGAAGCTGGAAGAGGGCGCGGTGCTCACCGGCACGGTGAAGAACCTGACCGACTACGGCGCCTTCGTGGACCTGGGCGGGCTCGACGGCCTGCTGCACATCACCGATATGTCTTGGGGCCGGCTCACCCACCCGCGCGACCTGGTCCACGTGGCGGACGAGATCCAGGTGAAGGTCCTGAAGTACGACAAGGAGAAACAGCGGGTCTCGCTGGGCTTCAAGCAATTGACCCCCGATCCCTGGCTGGACGTGGCGCAGCGCTACCCCGTGGGCGCGCACGTCAAGGGGCGCGTCATCAGCACCACCGACTACGGCTGCTTCCTGGAGCTGGAACAGGGCATCGAGGGACTGGTGCACGTGAGCGAGATGTCGTGGTCCAAGCGCACCAAGCACCCCTCCAAGCTGGTGAAGGTCAACGACCAGGTGGAGGCCCAGGTGCTGGACGTGAATCCCACCGACCGGCGCATCTCGCTGGGCCTGCGGCAACTGGCGGCCAATCCCTGGGATACGCTGGCGGAGAAGTATCCCGTGGGCACTCCGGTCGAGGGCCGGGTGCGCAACCTCACCGACTTCGGCGCCTTCATCGAGGTGGAGGACGGCATCGACGGTCTGGTGCACGTGAGCGACTTGAGCTGGACCAAGCGAGTGAAGCATCCCTCGGAAGTGCTGAAGAAGGGCGACAAGGTGAAGGCGGTGGTCCTGGCCATCGACCCCAAAACCCGTCGCATGTCCCTGGGCGTGAAGCAGCTTCAGCCCGACGTCTGGGAGACGTTCTTCGCCGCGCACCACGTGGGTGACGTCATGAAGGGCAAGGTGTCACGCGTGGCCGCCTTCGGCGCCTTCGTGGAGATCGCCGAGGGAGTCGAGGGCCTGTGCCACAACTCCGAGGCCAAGGACGAGCGCGGCGCACCGCTCAAGCTCGAACCCGGGCAGGAGCGGGATTTCAAGATCGTCAAGATGAACCAGGGAGAGAAGAAGGTGGGGCTGAGCACGCAGCTGGCGGAGAAGCAAGCCAGCCGCGCCGAGGTCGAGACCCACAAGGAGACCCACAAGCACTCCGTCTCCAGCGCCACCTCGACCATCGAAGAGCTGATGTCGTTGAAGCGCGCCTCCAACGAGCAGAACTGACGGTCCCAGAAATGCAAAAGCCGCCCCGCGGGGCGGCCGTTTTCATGTCTTCCCTGCCGACTACTTGGGCTGGTCTTTCTTCTCTTCCTTGCCTGCTTCCTTCTTTTCGTCCTTCTTGGCCACCTGCTCTTCTTTCTTCTCTTCCTTTGGTCCGACGTAGAGGTTGATTTTGGCGTTGGTGCGGCTGTCGAAGGAACTCAGGGTCTTGACGGGGCTCTTCTGACCCTTCAACTCGGCATAGATCTCATAGTCCGCGGTGCGGGAGAGGTTGGGGAAGCGGAAGGCGCCGTCGGCGTCGGCGATGTAGGTGGTCAGCCCCTTGGTCCTTCGGTTCCTCAGATAGACGACGGCGTCTTTGACCGGCGCGTCGGCTTTGTCCAGCACCGCGCCGGTGAGGGTGCGGAACTCGGGCGGCTTCTCCCGTTTGGGCTCGCTCGAACCTTTGCCCAGGCCGAAGGTCGGCCCGGATGAAGGGGGCCCGTACTGCCACGCGGACGCCAGCGTAGTCGCGAACAGGAAAGCTACGGCCGCGCCGAGGATCTTCTTCATGGAGCACTCCGTGGGAGAGTCCTATTCTACTAGATGCAGGCTGATGTCCACGCGTTCGTCGTTCTCGATGTGGACTTTGACCTCGGCCCTGGGCCGGTCCTTCGGCCCCTGGACGTCGGCCCAGACCACGTAGTCGGCGGAGCCCACGGGCAGGCGCTGGGCGAATTCGCCGCGGCGGTCGGAGAAGAGCTCCCAGCGCGCCTTCTTTTCCGCGGCGCGGCGGATCTTCACGCGGACGCCGTAGGCAGGACGGTTGTCCGGAGCAAATACGGTCCCGAAGATGAGGGCGTAGGCTTTGCGGGGGTCCTCGCGGGGAGGCGCGGCGGGGGGCTGGGCCACCAGCGGCGCCACCAGCGCCGAAACCAGCGATACGGCCGGGAGAAGCCTAGGAGTGGTCACCGTTCTCGCTCTCCTCTTCCTCTTTCAACTCTTCTTCCTCTTCCTCGCCGGCGAGACGGTTCAGCTCGAGGGGATGGGTGGTGATCACTTCGTAGTCCGTGCCGCACTCCGGACAGGAAACGATCTCACCCTCATCCACTTCCTCGGCATCGATGTCGAGATTGGATTCACACTCGGGACAAAGCACCTTGGCTCCTCCTGACCAAAGGATTCCACCGCCTGGGAACCCTGTTATATTTAAAAGCTCTTTCGGCCAGCGTCAAGTCGGAAAAATAGATTTCTTGAAAAAGGGGAGGAGCGAGTTGCCAGCCAGAAAGTGGACCGTTGTGAAGGCCGCGGCGCTGCTGCTTTGCGGCGCTGCCGTGGCCCAGACGCAACCGGCGCCTCCGACGCGGGGGCGCGAGGTGGACCCGCAGATCGCGGCGGCGGTGCGCAAGGTGTCAGCGGCGCAGATCGAGGCCAACATCAGGAAGCTGGCCAGCTTCCACAACCGGAACACGCTTTCGGCGGCTGAC
This region includes:
- a CDS encoding 30S ribosomal protein S1, translated to MSDETTSRTITETQAEPEASEPQAEPTAEVAAPESAAPESSSAEETTAPVAETPAPAAEAPAPVAAEAPAPVEDFATALETFTAESEASEARPDERVLTGIVVKIKSNYVVVDVGLKAEGQVPIAQLQDAEGNVRVKPGDEIPVMRDHGEHEEGYVLLSHEKAQKRKVWEDIEKAHKENLPVRGKVVERVKGGLAVDIGVRAFLPGSQVDVRPVRNLDRLLGQEMEVRVIKLNRKRGNVVVSRKQLLEEEVAGKRSQILEKLEEGAVLTGTVKNLTDYGAFVDLGGLDGLLHITDMSWGRLTHPRDLVHVADEIQVKVLKYDKEKQRVSLGFKQLTPDPWLDVAQRYPVGAHVKGRVISTTDYGCFLELEQGIEGLVHVSEMSWSKRTKHPSKLVKVNDQVEAQVLDVNPTDRRISLGLRQLAANPWDTLAEKYPVGTPVEGRVRNLTDFGAFIEVEDGIDGLVHVSDLSWTKRVKHPSEVLKKGDKVKAVVLAIDPKTRRMSLGVKQLQPDVWETFFAAHHVGDVMKGKVSRVAAFGAFVEIAEGVEGLCHNSEAKDERGAPLKLEPGQERDFKIVKMNQGEKKVGLSTQLAEKQASRAEVETHKETHKHSVSSATSTIEELMSLKRASNEQN
- a CDS encoding carboxypeptidase-like regulatory domain-containing protein, which gives rise to MKKILGAAVAFLFATTLASAWQYGPPSSGPTFGLGKGSSEPKREKPPEFRTLTGAVLDKADAPVKDAVVYLRNRRTKGLTTYIADADGAFRFPNLSRTADYEIYAELKGQKSPVKTLSSFDSRTNAKINLYVGPKEEKKEEQVAKKDEKKEAGKEEKKDQPK